The Enterobacter asburiae genome window below encodes:
- a CDS encoding kinase inhibitor, which produces MKKRSVIAIAALAAMSFQALATTPFGVTSRDISGEKRLAQQQVFEGFGCHGGNISPQLAWKNPPAGTKSFAVTVYDPDAPTGSGWWHWTVANIPAKIMTLPADAGNPNGEKLPAGVVQGRNDFGYSGFGGACPPEGDKPHRYQITVWALDVDKLPVDNNASGALVGFMLNSHALAKAQLTATYSR; this is translated from the coding sequence ATGAAAAAGCGCAGTGTAATCGCAATAGCCGCTCTGGCGGCGATGAGTTTTCAGGCTTTAGCAACAACGCCTTTCGGCGTCACCAGCCGGGATATTTCTGGCGAAAAGCGACTGGCGCAACAGCAGGTATTTGAGGGGTTTGGCTGCCACGGTGGGAATATTTCTCCACAGCTGGCATGGAAAAATCCGCCCGCCGGTACGAAAAGTTTTGCCGTCACGGTATATGACCCGGATGCGCCCACCGGCAGCGGCTGGTGGCACTGGACCGTAGCCAATATCCCGGCGAAGATAATGACGCTGCCCGCTGATGCCGGTAACCCGAACGGCGAGAAATTACCTGCCGGCGTTGTGCAGGGGCGTAATGATTTCGGCTATTCTGGATTCGGCGGCGCATGTCCACCCGAAGGGGACAAGCCTCATCGCTATCAGATTACCGTCTGGGCTCTGGACGTGGATAAACTGCCCGTCGACAACAATGCCAGCGGCGCGCTGGTCGGTTTTATGCTCAATAGTCACGCTCTGGCAAAGGCTCAGTTAACGGCAACCTACAGCAGATAA
- the rlmI gene encoding 23S rRNA (cytosine(1962)-C(5))-methyltransferase RlmI: MSVRLVLAKGREKSLLRRHPWVFSGAVARMEGKASLGETIDIVDHQGKWLARGAYSPASQIRARVWTFDKDETIDIDFFVRRLQQAQQWRDWLAKRDGLDSYRLIAGESDGLPGVTIDRFGNFLVLQLLSAGAEYQRAALISALQTLFPECAIYDRSDVAVRKKEGMELTQGPVTGELPPALLPIEEHGMKLLVDIQGGHKTGYYLDQRDSRLATRQYVADKRVLNCFSYTGGFAVSALMGGCAQVVSVDTSQEALDVAKQNVELNTLDLSKAEFVRDDVFKLLRKYRDQGEKFDVIVMDPPKFVENKSQLMGACRGYKDINMLAIQLLNPGGVLLSFSCSGLMTTDLFQKIIADAAIDAGRDVQFIEQFRQAADHPVIATYPEGLYLKGFACRVM, from the coding sequence ATGAGTGTACGTTTAGTGTTAGCCAAAGGGCGCGAGAAATCATTACTGCGCCGTCATCCCTGGGTCTTTTCCGGCGCGGTTGCCCGTATGGAAGGCAAAGCCAGCCTCGGTGAAACCATTGATATCGTTGACCATCAGGGGAAATGGTTAGCGCGCGGCGCCTACTCGCCAGCGTCCCAGATCCGTGCTCGCGTCTGGACGTTTGATAAAGATGAAACCATCGACATCGACTTCTTCGTTCGCCGTCTGCAGCAGGCGCAGCAGTGGCGCGACTGGCTGGCAAAACGCGACGGGCTGGACAGCTACCGCCTGATTGCCGGTGAGTCCGACGGCCTGCCGGGCGTGACCATCGATCGCTTCGGTAACTTTCTGGTGCTGCAGCTCCTGAGCGCCGGAGCGGAATACCAGCGTGCCGCGCTGATCAGCGCGCTGCAAACGCTGTTCCCGGAATGCGCAATTTACGACCGCAGCGATGTGGCGGTGCGCAAAAAAGAAGGCATGGAGCTGACTCAGGGGCCCGTAACGGGCGAACTGCCACCGGCCCTGCTGCCGATTGAAGAACACGGCATGAAGCTGCTGGTGGATATTCAGGGCGGACACAAAACGGGTTACTACCTCGACCAGCGCGACAGCCGTCTGGCTACGCGTCAGTATGTTGCCGACAAACGCGTGCTGAACTGCTTCTCCTATACCGGCGGTTTTGCCGTTTCGGCGCTGATGGGCGGCTGTGCCCAGGTAGTGAGCGTGGACACCTCCCAGGAAGCGCTGGACGTGGCAAAACAGAACGTCGAGCTCAACACGCTGGACTTGAGCAAAGCGGAGTTTGTACGCGATGACGTCTTCAAGCTGCTGCGTAAATATCGCGACCAGGGCGAGAAGTTCGACGTCATCGTGATGGATCCGCCAAAGTTTGTGGAAAACAAAAGCCAGCTGATGGGCGCGTGCCGCGGGTATAAAGATATCAACATGCTGGCTATCCAGCTGCTGAACCCGGGCGGGGTTCTGCTCTCCTTCTCCTGCTCCGGCCTGATGACCACAGATTTATTTCAGAAAATCATCGCCGATGCCGCAATAGATGCTGGCCGTGATGTACAATTTATAGAGCAGTTCCGTCAGGCAGCCGATCACCCCGTGATTGCTACCTACCCGGAAGGACTGTATCTGAAAGGGTTTGCCTGTCGCGTCATGTAA
- a CDS encoding AraC family transcriptional regulator, whose product MQEFHFRHNHLTAGEVTASKMHRLHQVKLFFPAICHITHGTKVIVQDDNRLEATRDELIIIPANTAMEIINQPVNGLFHSDLLMLSPEIVAEFKAHYLKSWPRTTLHSLCAPLSEGLAFMWDNLLHAVRQDLPEALQKHQAFGLLLALLHDGVAGPLLIERNSNLTEQVRQFIMLSPARAWTAQDVASRLALSVPTLRRRLREESQSFRQIVEEVRMAVALSQLQSTRLPIGEIALQCGYLSSSRFTARFRQHYGCLPKTLR is encoded by the coding sequence GTGCAGGAGTTCCATTTTCGACATAACCATCTCACGGCGGGTGAAGTGACTGCCAGCAAAATGCATCGCCTGCACCAGGTTAAACTGTTTTTTCCGGCTATTTGTCATATCACTCACGGCACTAAGGTGATAGTTCAGGATGATAACCGCCTGGAGGCGACACGGGATGAGCTCATTATTATCCCGGCCAATACGGCGATGGAGATTATCAATCAGCCTGTAAACGGTCTGTTTCACTCGGATTTGCTGATGTTGTCCCCGGAGATCGTCGCCGAGTTTAAGGCGCATTACCTGAAATCCTGGCCGCGCACGACGCTGCATTCGCTCTGCGCCCCGCTGAGCGAGGGGCTGGCGTTTATGTGGGACAACCTGCTGCACGCCGTCCGTCAGGATTTACCGGAGGCGCTACAAAAGCATCAGGCCTTCGGCCTTTTGCTGGCCCTGCTGCATGATGGTGTGGCGGGTCCGCTGCTTATTGAGCGAAACAGTAACCTGACGGAGCAGGTGCGGCAGTTCATTATGCTGTCGCCTGCCAGAGCCTGGACCGCGCAGGACGTCGCCAGCCGTCTGGCCTTAAGCGTGCCGACGCTGCGCAGACGCTTGCGTGAAGAGTCGCAGAGTTTTCGCCAGATCGTGGAGGAGGTGAGGATGGCCGTTGCGTTGTCACAGCTCCAGTCAACCCGATTACCAATTGGCGAAATCGCATTACAATGTGGGTATCTTTCCAGCTCTCGTTTCACCGCCCGTTTCCGGCAGCACTATGGCTGTTTGCCGAAAACGCTACGTTAA
- the yccX gene encoding acylphosphatase, with protein MLKVCTIAWVHGVVQGVGFRYSTQREAVELGLTGYARNMDDGSVEVVACGEAEQVDKLVAWLKAGGPRSARVDKVLTEPHQPGREYVNFGIRY; from the coding sequence ATGTTAAAAGTCTGCACCATTGCCTGGGTTCACGGCGTTGTTCAGGGCGTGGGGTTCCGCTACAGCACCCAGCGCGAAGCGGTTGAGCTTGGGCTAACGGGATACGCGCGAAATATGGACGACGGCAGCGTTGAGGTGGTCGCCTGCGGCGAAGCGGAGCAGGTCGACAAGCTGGTGGCGTGGCTGAAAGCGGGCGGGCCGCGCAGCGCACGGGTTGATAAGGTGTTAACGGAACCGCATCAACCCGGGCGCGAATACGTAAACTTCGGGATACGGTATTAA
- the tusE gene encoding sulfurtransferase TusE — MFIFAGQEIETDSEGYLKDTTLWSEPLAEKIAENEGIILSTEHWEVVRFVREFYLEFNTSPAIRMLVKAMANKFGEEKGNSRYLYRLFPKGPAKQATKIAGLPKPVKCI, encoded by the coding sequence ATGTTCATTTTTGCAGGCCAGGAAATTGAGACCGATAGCGAAGGCTATCTGAAAGATACGACGCTCTGGAGCGAACCGCTGGCGGAGAAAATTGCGGAAAACGAAGGGATTATCCTCTCCACCGAACACTGGGAAGTGGTGCGTTTTGTTCGCGAGTTCTATCTTGAATTCAACACCTCTCCGGCGATCCGCATGCTGGTCAAAGCCATGGCCAATAAGTTCGGCGAAGAGAAAGGCAACAGCCGCTATCTGTACCGTCTGTTCCCGAAAGGCCCGGCAAAACAGGCCACCAAAATTGCCGGCCTGCCTAAGCCGGTGAAGTGTATTTAA